GACGTGTTGTGGAGCTGATGAGAGGATGTAAAGATGGGTTCCGTACAAGAAGACCCACCGGTACTCAAGGAATTCAAGCAGTTCATCGAGTTCCTGCAGAATCTTTGGACTATCCTCGCAGGAGTCTCGGTACTCTTCCCCCTGTCCAATACATTTGGCCAGGTTATTCCGCTGGCCCAATAGACCGACGGTGGCTTTGCCTATTTGTCACCCCCTTTGGTAACAAGCCTAACGACACTTGCATGTCTCTTCATCATACTGTGGACGTTTGGGAAACGTGAGCACATGCACAAGCACCGGGCTTGGAGCGCGCTTCCGAAGCAAGCAGGGCAGTCCTTTGTGTTAGGAGTTGCGGCCCTTGTTGTGTATTTAGTGAGCCCTATGCAATTAAGCACGATTTTTATTTCCGGGTGCTAGGCTGGGAAAGTGAGGATTTGCGGCGTATTGCAGGGGATCTGGTGTTATTGATCACCTATGCCAGCTTCTTTGCGTTCGTTACGCGGGCTTTTCTTGGGGCTGCGAGAGTACTTGAGAGCTAAGACTACTGCCGTCTAACCAGCGGTTCGAGCAGACGCGCTAACAGCCGCGCGCCGCTCATCCGCGCGTTAGGCACAGCGAGCCGTAGGTTGGGCAAAGCGCAGCGTGCCCACACGGCTCTTTTAATCCGGATTAAGAAAATACATGAAGGCTTTCCCCTTTCTATCCCGCGCCCAATCTTTCCGTGGATCTGCGATTGAGCCTGGGCATTCGGTCTGCGCGGGCACGCTGCGCTTTGCCCGCCCTACAAAGCTGACCATTCGCTGCAGGCGCGACGGCCCTGTCGAGCCGCGGCCTGAGTTCAAACGTTAACAGTCAGCCGAGCCCGGCAGGCACTTACTCGCCTTCCCGCCCCAGGCGCTCCCAGTCGAAGGCCAGCGGCTGGCGGTCCAGCGTGCGCTGCACGGCGTCCTGGTAGTAGTCGGTGCTCATGCACACGGCCTGGGCGTGGCTTTCCAGGTCTTCGAGCGCGTGGGCGTCCAGGTGCAGGGCCTGATTCAGGATGTTCTTGGACAGGCCCAGCGCCTCGCGTGAGGCGTGGCAAAAGCGCTTGGCCAGTGCCTGCGCGGCGGGCATCAGCTGCTCCGGCGGATGCAGGGCGTAGACGATGCCCAGTGTCTGCGCTTCCTCGGCCGGCAGGACGCGGGCCGAGTAGATCAGCTCCTTGGCGCGCGCCAGGCCAACCACGCGCGGCAGCAGGTAGAACATGCCAAGGTCCGGCACCAGGCCGATGCGGCCGAACACGGCGCAAAAGCGGGCGCGCGGCGTGGCGAGGATGAAATCCGCCGCCAGCGCGAACGAAAAGCCGGCGCCGTAAGCCGAGCCGTCCACGGCCGCGATGACCGGTAGTTCCAGATCCACCAGATCGCGCAACCAGCGGTGCACGGCCTTCACCCGCCCGCGCGAGGCGTGCGGCGGGCGGCGCTGCTCGCTCATGCTGCGCAGATCGCCGCCGGCGCAGAAATGCTCACCGGCGCCGGTCAGGATCAGCGCGCGTATCTCGGTGCTCGCCGCCAGTTCTGCAACCACGTCGGCCATTTCGGCGCGCATGGCCATGTCCAGCGCGTTGCGGGCCTGCGGGCGGTTCAGGGTCAGCGTGGCGATGCCGTCGGCGACGACGAAGTCGAGCGTGGTGTAGGGCATTGGACGGACCGGCTGGGGGTGGTTGGAGCACTCTACTGGCGGGCCTTGCGGCCGCCAAATCGCGCGGCTGGCCGGAGTCGGGCTTATGGAAGCGCTGGATAAATCGATCCTGGATTTCTCTGCGCCGGTTGCCCAAAAACCTTGTGGGAGCGCAGCTTTGCTGCGCGATTGATCGCCCGGAACAGCCGGGCTCCTACAGCCCGATGATCGCCCGGCGCAGCCGGGCTCCTACAGTTTCCTCAGCCCAGCGTGGCGGCCAGCTGTGTGCCCTCGGCGATGGCGCGCACGGCGTTGAGCTCGCCGGCCTCGCGCGCGCCGCCGATCAGGTGCACGGCCATGCCGGCGGCCTGCAGCGCCGCGAACAGCGCCTGCTGCGGTTCCTGTCCGGCGCAGATCACCACGTTGTCCACCGCCAGCAGGCGCGGCTCGCCCTGCACGAGCAGGTGCAGCCCGGCGTCGTCGATCCGGGCGTACTCGACGCCCGTGAGCACCTGCACGCCGCGCTTTTGCAGCGTCAGCCGATGCGCCCAGACGGTGGTCATGCCCGCGCCACGCCCGGGAAGGCCATCGCTGCGCTGGCACAGATACAGCGTGCGGGCGCTGGGCACGGCCACCGGCTCGGGCAGCAGGCCGCCGCGGGCGCCAAGCTGCCGGTCCACGCCCCACATCTGCAGAAACGCGTCAATGTCCGGCCGGGCCGGGTCCTGGTTCGGTTCGGCATGGGCCAGGTATTCGGCCACGTCAAGGCCAATACCGCCGCCACCGATGATGGCCACGCGCTGGCCGACCGGCCGCTGGCCGGTCAACAGCTCGGCGTAGTCGAGCACCAGCGGGTGGTCGATGCCGGCGATGTCCGGCCGGCGCGCTCGCACGCCGCTGGCCAGCACCACGGCGTCGTAGCCGGCAGTGATGAGTTCCTGCGCCGCGACCCGATGGTTCAGGCGCACCGCCGCGCCCAGCAGTTCGAGCTGGCGGGCGTAGTAGCGGATGGTCTCGGCGTAATCGCCCTTGCCGGGGACGGCCTTGGCCAGGTTGAACTGGCCGCCCAGCTGCGCGGCGGCTTCGTACACGGTCACGTGATGTCCGCGCTGCGCGGCGCCGGTGGCAAAGGCCAACCCGGCCGGCCCGCCGCCGACCACGGCCAGGCGCTGCGGCGTGCGCACCGGCGCCGGCAGCGGCTCGGTCTCGCGGCAGGCGCGCGGGTTGACCATGCACCCGCACAGCTGGTCCCGGAAGATCACGTCAAGGCACGCCTGGTTGCAGGCGATGCAGGTGTTGATTTCGTCGGCCCGGCCCTCGCGCGCCTTGCGCACGAACTGCGGGTCGGCCAGGAATGGCCGCGCCATCGACACCATGTCCGCCTCGCCGCGCGCCAGCACGGCCTCCGCCTGGGCCGGGTTGTTGATGCGGTTGCTGGCGATCAGCGGCACCGACAGCTCGCCGCGCAACCGCGCCGCGGCAAAGGTGAAGGCGCCGCGCGGCACCATGTGGGCGATGGTCGGCACGCGCGCCTCGTGCCAGCCAACGCCGGTGTTGAACAGCGTCACGCCGGCCCCTTGCAGCGCGCGGGCGGTGGCCACGATCTCGGCCCAGTCGGCACCGTCCGGCAGCAGGTCCAGCACCGACAGCCGGTACATGAGGATGAAATCGGCGCCCACCCGCTCACGCGTGCGCCGCACCACTTCCAGCGCAAAACGCTGGCGGTTGTGCAGGCTGCCGCCCCAGGCGTCGTCCCGCTGGTTGGTGCGCGGCACCAGGAACTGCGTCAGCAGATAGCCTTCGGAGCCCATGATCTCGACACCGTCGTAACCGGCCTCGCGCGCCAGCGCGGCGCAGCGGGCGAAGTCCTCGATGGTGCGTTCGATGTCGGCCTCGGTCATCGCCCGCGGCGCCAGCTTGTTGATCTGCGCGCGCACCGGCGAGGGCGCAACCAGGGCGCCGTGGCGCGAATAACGCCCACCGTGCAGGATTTGCAGCAGGATCTTGCTGTCCGCCGCATGCACGGCGGCAGTGATCAGGCGGTGGTCGGCGACCTGATCGGCACGGTTGAACACGCTGCTGCCTTCGGACAGGCGGCCCTCGTCGTTGGGCGCAAAGCCGCCGGTCACCATCAGCGCCACGTCGGCGCGGGCGCGCTCGGCAAAAAACGCCGCCGATTTTCGAAACCCGTCCGGCATGTCCTCCAGCAGCGTGTGCATGGAACCCATGAGGATGCGGTTCTTGAGCGTGGTGAAGCCCAGGTCCAGCGGCGCGAACAGGTGCGGATACGGCGAATTCATTGGCTGTTTCCCCTGGCGACGTGCCGTGCTGCGGCAGATTGGAGTTTTTGTGTGGGAATTCTTAGGCCTGGCGCGACAGGCTGTAGACGGCCAGTTGTCGCAGCCGCTCGCCGGCCGCGCCCAGCGGCGCCAGGGCCGACACGGCGCGCTGGTACTCGCGCCGGGCCCGGTCGTGGGCGCCGTCCAGGCCCAGCAGCGCCGGGAAAGTGGCCTTGTGGTGGGCGGCATCGGCGCCGACGGTCTTGCCCAGCGTGGCGGTGTCGCCCTCGACATCCAGGATGTCGTCGCGAATCTGGAAACACAGGCCCAGCGCCTGCCCGTACTCGCCCAGAGCGGCCAGCTGCGGCGCATCCGGCGCCAGCACGGCGAGCGCGCCCAGGCGCACGCTGGCGGCTATCAGGGCGCCGGTCTTGCCGCGGTGCACGGCCTCCAGCTCGGTGATGGACAGGCGCTTGCCTTCGGCCGCCAGGTCGAGCGCCTGCCCGCCGGCCATGCCGCGCACGCCGCTGGCGACGGCCAGTTCCTGCAGCATGGCCAGGCGCTGCAGGGCGGGAATGACGCGGGCCTCGGCCAGCACCTCGAAGGCGAGGCTCTGCAGCGCGTCACCGGCCAGGATGGCGGTGGCCTCGTCGAAGGCGCGGTGGCAGGTCGGCTTGCCGCGGCGCAGGTCGTCGTCGTCCATGGCCGGCAGGTCGTCGTGCACCAGCGAGTAGGCGTGGATCAGCTCCACGGCCGCCGCCGGGGCATCGAGGGCGTCGCGATCGGCGCCCAGCGCCTCGCCGGTGGCGTACACCAGCGCCGCGCGCAGGCGCTTGCCGCCGCCCAGCGCCGCGTAGCGCATGGCGAAGGCAAGCTGTGCGACGGGTAAATCGGCAGGGGGCAGCAGGCCTTCGAGCGTCGCTTCGCTGCGCGCGCGGACCGTTGCCAGAAATGCTTCCAGCGGCGTTTCCATCGACACCGGGGCGCCTATTCGGCCGGCTCGAAGCCTTCCAGGCGCAGCTGGCCGTTTTGCTCGACCAGTTGCTGGACCTTCAGTTCCGCGCCCTTGAGGGCCAGCTGACAACTGCGGGCAAGCTGCACGCCGCGCTCGAAATCGCGCAGCGAGTGCTCCAGGCTCAGCTCGCCGCGTTCGAGCTGCTCGACCAGGGCTTCGAGCTCGGCCAGCGCGGCCTCGAAATCGGGCGCGGCCGGCGCCGCTTCCGTCCCGGTCGTGGGATCGGCGGCCGGCGCCTCGGGCTTACGCTTGCTGGTCATAGTGGCTAGCATAGCGCACCCTTCGCCCGCCCCGGCAGCCCTGCGCCGCCCGTTCGGCCGCCGTTTGCGGCCCGCCCGAGCCTGATGAATCAAACCTACGACGCCGCTTCCATCGAGGTCCTGACTGGCCTCGAACCGGTGCGCAAGCGCCCCGGCATGTACACCCAGACCGAACGCCCCAACCACCTGGCGCAGGAGGTCATCGACAACGCGGTGGACGAGGCTCTGGCCGGGCACGCCCGGCACATCGCCGTCACCCTGCACGCGGACGGCTCGCTGGCGGTACGCGACGACGGGCGCGGCATGCCGGTCGACATCCAC
This Immundisolibacter cernigliae DNA region includes the following protein-coding sequences:
- a CDS encoding NADPH-dependent 2,4-dienoyl-CoA reductase, which codes for MNSPYPHLFAPLDLGFTTLKNRILMGSMHTLLEDMPDGFRKSAAFFAERARADVALMVTGGFAPNDEGRLSEGSSVFNRADQVADHRLITAAVHAADSKILLQILHGGRYSRHGALVAPSPVRAQINKLAPRAMTEADIERTIEDFARCAALAREAGYDGVEIMGSEGYLLTQFLVPRTNQRDDAWGGSLHNRQRFALEVVRRTRERVGADFILMYRLSVLDLLPDGADWAEIVATARALQGAGVTLFNTGVGWHEARVPTIAHMVPRGAFTFAAARLRGELSVPLIASNRINNPAQAEAVLARGEADMVSMARPFLADPQFVRKAREGRADEINTCIACNQACLDVIFRDQLCGCMVNPRACRETEPLPAPVRTPQRLAVVGGGPAGLAFATGAAQRGHHVTVYEAAAQLGGQFNLAKAVPGKGDYAETIRYYARQLELLGAAVRLNHRVAAQELITAGYDAVVLASGVRARRPDIAGIDHPLVLDYAELLTGQRPVGQRVAIIGGGGIGLDVAEYLAHAEPNQDPARPDIDAFLQMWGVDRQLGARGGLLPEPVAVPSARTLYLCQRSDGLPGRGAGMTTVWAHRLTLQKRGVQVLTGVEYARIDDAGLHLLVQGEPRLLAVDNVVICAGQEPQQALFAALQAAGMAVHLIGGAREAGELNAVRAIAEGTQLAATLG
- a CDS encoding exodeoxyribonuclease VII small subunit codes for the protein MTSKRKPEAPAADPTTGTEAAPAAPDFEAALAELEALVEQLERGELSLEHSLRDFERGVQLARSCQLALKGAELKVQQLVEQNGQLRLEGFEPAE
- the ispA gene encoding (2E,6E)-farnesyl diphosphate synthase is translated as MSMETPLEAFLATVRARSEATLEGLLPPADLPVAQLAFAMRYAALGGGKRLRAALVYATGEALGADRDALDAPAAAVELIHAYSLVHDDLPAMDDDDLRRGKPTCHRAFDEATAILAGDALQSLAFEVLAEARVIPALQRLAMLQELAVASGVRGMAGGQALDLAAEGKRLSITELEAVHRGKTGALIAASVRLGALAVLAPDAPQLAALGEYGQALGLCFQIRDDILDVEGDTATLGKTVGADAAHHKATFPALLGLDGAHDRARREYQRAVSALAPLGAAGERLRQLAVYSLSRQA
- a CDS encoding enoyl-CoA hydratase/isomerase family protein; translated protein: MPYTTLDFVVADGIATLTLNRPQARNALDMAMRAEMADVVAELAASTEIRALILTGAGEHFCAGGDLRSMSEQRRPPHASRGRVKAVHRWLRDLVDLELPVIAAVDGSAYGAGFSFALAADFILATPRARFCAVFGRIGLVPDLGMFYLLPRVVGLARAKELIYSARVLPAEEAQTLGIVYALHPPEQLMPAAQALAKRFCHASREALGLSKNILNQALHLDAHALEDLESHAQAVCMSTDYYQDAVQRTLDRQPLAFDWERLGREGE